The region GCCACATTACATATTTTAATTTTTCGCTATCAATGCCTTTAGGATCATGAATGAATCCATCGGAGTCCGACACTGTAACAACTTTACCGCCTAGTTCTGTTACTTTTTCAACCGCATACTGGGCAACATTTCCTGAACCAGAAACTGTTACGATTTTATCCTTAAAACTTTCGCCGCGGGTTTTTAGCATTTCCTGCGCAAAGTAAACGTTTCCATAACCAGTAGCCTCTGGACGTATTAGCGAACCTCCCCATTTAAGACCTTTACCTGTTAAAACGCCGGTAAACTCGTTTCTAATACGCTTATATTGGCCAAACATATATCCTATCTCGCGTCCACCAACGCCTATATCACCAGCAGGAACGTCGGTATCCGGACCGATATGGCGGGAAAGTTCCGTCATAAAGCTCTGGCAGAATCGCATCACCTCTTTATCGCTCTTTCCCTTAGGATCGAAATCTGATCCTCCTTTTCCTCCTCCCATTGGAAGCGATGTTAAGCTGTTCTTGAAAACTTGCTCAAATGCTAAGAACTTAAGAATGCTAAGGTTAACGGTTGGGTGAAATCGGATTCCACCTTTGTAAGGGCCAATGGCGCTATTCATCTCTATGCGGAATCCACGGTTTATTTGAATGTTTCCCTTGTCGTCAATCCATGGAATCCGGAATATTAGAATTCTCTCTGGTTCAGTA is a window of Tenuifilaceae bacterium CYCD DNA encoding:
- the gdhA gene encoding glutamate dehydrogenase, with protein sequence MKNMALQEKANAFMANLVAKNPGEPEFHQAAREVIESILPYIDEHPIYSDEKILERITEPERILIFRIPWIDDKGNIQINRGFRIEMNSAIGPYKGGIRFHPTVNLSILKFLAFEQVFKNSLTSLPMGGGKGGSDFDPKGKSDKEVMRFCQSFMTELSRHIGPDTDVPAGDIGVGGREIGYMFGQYKRIRNEFTGVLTGKGLKWGGSLIRPEATGYGNVYFAQEMLKTRGESFKDKIVTVSGSGNVAQYAVEKVTELGGKVVTVSDSDGFIHDPKGIDSEKLKYVMWLKNEKRGRIKEYADKYGCSYFPSERPWSIKCDIALPCATQNEINGEEAKMLIKNGCFCVSEGANMPSTPEAIEIYLNAKILFGPGKAANAGGVATSGLEMTQNSMRLSWTREEVDQRLHQIMINIHETCKKYGTKPDGFINYVDGANIGGFVKVADSMIAQGAV